A region of Acidisarcina sp. DNA encodes the following proteins:
- the dxs gene encoding 1-deoxy-D-xylulose-5-phosphate synthase, whose translation MPNLLDQINSPADIKSLSISQLETLAQEIRDRLILVLSKTGGHLGPNLGVVELTLAMHYVFDTPRDKFVFDVSHQAYIHKLLTGRREQFETIRQPGGLNGFMMRSESPHDSFGAGHAGTALSAALGMAVARDLAGTREHVIALAGDAAFTNGISYEALNNIGESTRRLIVILNDNEWSIDRNVGAIASYLHKIVTNERYTSLHDTAGRLLERLGGKTAVNVVRKAEEAAKGMLWPSMFFEEFGLTYYGPLDGHNIGLMIETLKFLKTQDRPVLLHTITQKGRGFQPALDKQKKFHGLGPYDPETGETKSSSQPTYSEVFANTLVKLANENDKIVAITGAMPNGTGLDLFRPHHPRRYFDVGIAEEHAVVFAAGMATQGFKPFCAIYSTFLQRAFDPIVHDVCLQNLPVVFCMDRGGLSGDDGATHHGLFDISYLRGIPNIIHMDPKDEDELADMMYTAMLQPGPCAIRYPRGIGPGAIVKEHPVALPIGKGEVLADGRDVAVFGLGSMVSLAKELAQALELKGFSAAVINPRFVKPLDRDLLAAYAKKVTAIVTLEDHVLMGGFGSAVIEALNEMQIDVPVVRIGWPDQFIEHGKPDQLRAKYGLSVAAALERLAPILANRQAVAVSHAG comes from the coding sequence ATGCCGAACTTACTCGATCAGATCAATTCGCCTGCCGATATCAAGAGCCTTTCGATCTCACAACTGGAGACACTGGCACAGGAGATACGGGATCGCCTTATCCTTGTCCTGTCCAAGACCGGTGGCCACCTGGGACCGAACCTTGGCGTTGTAGAGCTCACGCTCGCGATGCACTACGTCTTTGACACGCCGAGGGATAAGTTTGTCTTCGACGTCAGCCACCAGGCTTACATTCACAAGCTGCTCACCGGGCGCCGCGAGCAGTTTGAGACCATCCGCCAGCCCGGCGGGCTCAACGGCTTCATGATGCGCTCCGAGAGTCCCCACGACTCCTTCGGCGCCGGTCACGCAGGCACTGCGCTCTCCGCTGCTCTGGGCATGGCTGTGGCCCGCGACCTGGCAGGCACCCGGGAGCACGTCATCGCGCTCGCCGGAGATGCTGCCTTCACCAACGGCATCTCCTATGAAGCACTGAACAATATTGGCGAATCGACACGCCGCCTGATCGTCATTCTCAACGACAACGAGTGGTCCATCGATCGCAACGTCGGCGCCATTGCCAGCTACCTGCACAAGATTGTCACCAATGAGCGCTATACCTCGCTGCACGACACCGCAGGCCGGCTGCTGGAGCGGCTCGGCGGCAAGACGGCCGTCAACGTCGTTCGCAAGGCGGAGGAGGCTGCCAAGGGCATGCTTTGGCCGTCCATGTTCTTTGAGGAGTTTGGCCTGACCTACTATGGCCCGCTCGACGGACACAACATCGGCCTCATGATTGAGACCCTGAAGTTTCTCAAGACCCAGGACCGCCCTGTACTGCTGCACACCATTACGCAAAAAGGACGCGGCTTCCAGCCAGCTCTCGACAAGCAGAAGAAGTTCCACGGACTGGGACCCTATGATCCGGAGACCGGGGAGACCAAGTCCTCCAGCCAGCCCACCTACTCCGAGGTGTTTGCCAATACGCTGGTCAAGCTGGCGAACGAGAACGACAAAATTGTGGCCATTACCGGTGCCATGCCGAACGGCACCGGGCTCGACCTCTTTCGCCCGCACCATCCGCGGCGCTACTTCGACGTAGGCATCGCAGAGGAGCACGCTGTCGTCTTTGCCGCGGGCATGGCGACCCAGGGGTTCAAGCCCTTCTGCGCCATCTATTCCACATTTCTCCAGCGCGCCTTCGATCCCATCGTGCACGACGTCTGCCTGCAGAATCTGCCGGTCGTCTTCTGCATGGATCGTGGCGGTCTTTCGGGAGACGATGGTGCTACCCATCACGGCCTCTTCGATATCTCCTACCTCAGGGGAATTCCAAACATCATCCACATGGACCCCAAGGATGAAGACGAACTGGCGGACATGATGTACACGGCGATGCTGCAGCCCGGTCCCTGCGCGATCCGTTACCCGCGCGGCATTGGCCCGGGAGCGATTGTCAAAGAGCATCCTGTCGCTCTGCCCATCGGCAAGGGAGAGGTTCTCGCCGACGGCCGCGATGTCGCGGTCTTTGGCCTGGGAAGCATGGTCTCCCTGGCAAAGGAACTTGCGCAGGCCCTCGAACTTAAAGGATTCTCCGCGGCAGTCATCAACCCGCGCTTCGTCAAGCCGCTGGATCGCGACCTGCTCGCGGCCTATGCAAAGAAAGTAACCGCGATTGTTACGTTAGAAGATCATGTGCTGATGGGCGGCTTCGGCAGCGCCGTCATTGAAGCGTTGAACGAAATGCAGATCGACGTGCCGGTGGTGCGGATCGGCTGGCCCGATCAATTTATCGAGCACGGCAAGCCGGACCAGTTGCGCGCGAAGTATGGGCTGAGCGTAGCGGCCGCGCTCGAACGTCTGGCTCCTATTCTGGCCAATCGTCAGGCAGTTGCGGTCAGCCACGCAGGTTAG